The Mycobacterium sp. 3519A genome contains a region encoding:
- a CDS encoding type I polyketide synthase: protein MVEIAIVGIGCRFPGGAASPEQFWEFLVNKGDGVVPIPRDRWRVEEYYDPDPEAPGRMYTKHGGFLQDSLWEFDPDFFGISAREASVMDPQQRLLLEVAWEALDDAGLAGRVAGRPIGVYVGGFTNDSVMSRVSDQARPFIGAHTPTSASFTLLSNRISFALDLLGPSMTIDTACSSSLVAMHQATQAIARGECEMALVGGVSAMLQPETFISMCKGRFLSRDGRSKSFDASADGYGRGEGAGAVLLRPLEEARRSRDRIYAVVRGTGSNQDGRTIAITVPNPVSQANLAKRVAAEAGIDPAAVGYVEAHGTGTAVGDPLELKALGEAYGNVGNRHTDLVVGSVKASIGHTEAAAGIAGVIKAALSVYHRTIAPQAWLERLNPEIPFNQLRLRVPTECEPFPSAYDKAIVAVNSFGYGGTNAHVILEEAPHQQDTAPRDVEPLHLFPVSGRNEAAARVVAGALADVVATCSDIDLLTEAAWTRRAHHMTRKAFAFTDADDLQQQLREFADGQGRAEARVSSSDCRPVFVFSGMGPQWWAMGRGLLSADGPFARTAREIDEAFQPISGWSIVAELLRDESESRISQTEFAQPANFLVQVGLVAELAAVGVHPSAVVGHSVGEVSAAYVSGALSLHDALTVSYHRARLQATTEGTGGMLAAGLSEDAVAEWLPTDGSISIAAVNSPSAATLAGPHGALDELHEKLDSAGIFARKLRVGVPYHCHLMDPILTRITTELSTLHPAVPALPLYSTVTSRRVVDASWGGDYWRDNVRQPVRFAETVNALVADGHSVFLEVGPHPVLSGNMREIFVRAGKVAAAIPTLSRDKDDARSMMDALAALYVAGALDTSTCPGVRDATATPHVGLPRYPWQRQHLWVEPDGVRRKRLGSAGEYPLLGARTTAAVDEWQFELSVERLPWLNDHVVDGVVVLPGAAYLDAALSAAAARTGRTDLALEDIRFRSPLVVAKHSIPVVQFTVEPTTRRFTIRSRNVDSDLWTVNCTGRLVEAPLDGVKVDVGVLGEAESVDGSDLYNALALRGLAYGPAFRCIARARFGDDAVRADLDLSALTELGHVAHPAAVDSALQCVAVLAASGSTAGAVIPSAVGAVRRYGPIQDDAVVLVRSRSRDPLLVDIVIADQSGSVAMELGSVEFKPVAPPAPVTDQLNRLFYEPVWELADDRDLLDAAREAALATSVVVSFGDQASPRIRALATESGNTTLVVVDDPTDDAATGRIRDALLAAMSTAGADGVRLLAIASGAWTPEQNTFGAIAVARAAEFAAAAHKTADTDSGDQPTMLRGVLVTENAFCLPGEVEGADVAVAPLVGARRSLANEQPGLQWRLVDVGADVTDELISAELVTTGVFASDTADEIALRHGARWLIRLRANLSDHLAARNEARPLTGPDVSYAVETPATKALSDLAVRETDRVDPGPGQVEVRMEALSVNYKDPLKVIGVLTEKELAGTYFGTALGLEGAGTVVRVGPGVTDIAVGDKLAVGALDMMRRYLTIDADAGNTSKVPSTLDAAHCSSTLPLLSAEYGLIELAKVQAGETVLIHGAAGGMGLGAIQVAKALGAQVIATASTEERRAAAVAAGADHAIGSRTVNFVDDVMQLTEGRGVDVVYTSAPGEIGAQNFRVASEFGRIVDIGKADIYGGGTLDLAPFDRNLSYFAVDMDRMLRYKPALVRSLTQRVLDRLTEGVYHYLPYTSYPVSRISEAFEAAARSRHIGRVVLDLEAETQPMVRPQIPAFRVSAAASYLVTGGFGAFGLATAKWLVAEGARHLVLLGRRGPTSDVAHSHLTEFAAAGVDVVVETVDVGDYDAVLAATTRADRPDAPLRGIFHTAGLVDSRPIFEITPDRLQDVFRPKVVGGWNLHRAVEAIGAQLDAFVLYSSISALVGGAPQVSYSAANAALDALAATRHAMGRQAISLSWGAMGGGGMAEASAESVRYLALLGFSPVQMDVAMDYLRECLVLGIPHAAVMNIDWSEWAMVNGPGTRNPRLVEHIAAATAGKTGVTALRAEILALAEEDRPAVLTHILAEQLAEVMGVSSDAIDVQTALPDLGLDSLMGVEFAARIARTLGVELSVLEFGRATGLSAIGAHLAARLAEPAQEAARV, encoded by the coding sequence GTGGTAGAAATCGCGATCGTCGGTATCGGATGCCGGTTTCCCGGTGGGGCGGCCAGTCCGGAGCAGTTCTGGGAGTTCCTCGTCAACAAGGGCGACGGCGTCGTACCGATTCCGCGCGACCGCTGGCGCGTCGAGGAGTACTACGACCCTGACCCGGAAGCTCCTGGCCGGATGTACACCAAACACGGTGGCTTCCTGCAGGATTCGTTGTGGGAATTCGACCCTGACTTCTTCGGCATCAGTGCGCGCGAAGCCTCCGTCATGGATCCGCAACAACGGTTACTCCTGGAAGTCGCCTGGGAAGCCTTGGACGATGCCGGATTAGCGGGCCGTGTGGCGGGCCGCCCGATCGGCGTATACGTCGGCGGATTCACCAATGACAGTGTGATGTCCCGCGTTTCGGATCAGGCCCGGCCGTTCATCGGTGCGCACACCCCGACCAGTGCGTCGTTCACCCTGCTGTCCAACCGGATCTCGTTCGCACTGGACTTACTCGGGCCGAGCATGACGATCGACACCGCGTGTTCCTCGTCGCTCGTGGCGATGCACCAAGCGACACAGGCCATCGCCCGTGGCGAATGCGAAATGGCACTCGTCGGCGGCGTCAGTGCGATGCTGCAGCCGGAGACCTTCATCTCAATGTGCAAGGGCCGCTTCCTGTCCCGAGACGGGCGCTCGAAGAGCTTCGACGCGTCGGCTGACGGCTACGGTCGCGGCGAGGGCGCGGGCGCGGTGCTGCTCCGCCCTCTGGAGGAGGCGCGACGAAGTCGGGACCGCATCTACGCGGTGGTGCGTGGCACCGGGTCGAACCAGGACGGCCGGACCATCGCCATCACGGTGCCCAATCCGGTGTCGCAGGCCAACCTCGCCAAGCGGGTCGCCGCGGAAGCGGGAATCGATCCGGCCGCCGTCGGCTACGTGGAAGCCCACGGGACCGGCACCGCGGTCGGTGACCCGCTGGAACTCAAGGCGCTCGGTGAGGCGTACGGGAATGTCGGCAACCGCCATACCGACCTCGTCGTCGGATCGGTGAAAGCGTCCATCGGGCACACGGAGGCGGCGGCCGGAATCGCCGGCGTGATCAAAGCCGCGCTCAGCGTGTACCACCGCACCATCGCCCCCCAAGCCTGGTTGGAAAGGCTCAACCCCGAGATCCCGTTCAACCAGTTGCGGCTGCGCGTCCCCACCGAATGCGAACCGTTCCCCTCCGCCTACGACAAAGCGATCGTCGCGGTGAACTCCTTCGGATACGGCGGCACCAATGCCCACGTGATCCTCGAGGAAGCGCCCCACCAGCAGGACACTGCTCCGCGCGACGTCGAACCGCTGCACCTGTTTCCGGTGTCCGGCCGCAACGAAGCGGCTGCCCGCGTGGTCGCAGGCGCGCTCGCAGATGTCGTGGCAACCTGCTCGGACATCGATCTGCTCACCGAGGCGGCGTGGACGCGACGGGCCCACCACATGACCCGCAAGGCGTTCGCCTTCACCGACGCCGACGATCTGCAACAGCAGTTGCGTGAATTCGCCGACGGGCAGGGCAGGGCAGAGGCCCGCGTCTCGAGTAGCGACTGCCGCCCCGTTTTCGTGTTCAGCGGCATGGGCCCGCAATGGTGGGCGATGGGCCGCGGCCTGCTGTCGGCCGATGGCCCGTTCGCCAGGACAGCGCGGGAGATCGACGAAGCATTCCAACCGATCTCGGGCTGGTCCATCGTGGCGGAACTGCTCCGCGACGAGTCGGAGTCCCGGATCTCCCAGACCGAGTTCGCGCAACCGGCGAACTTCCTGGTGCAGGTCGGTCTGGTCGCAGAACTGGCCGCGGTCGGAGTTCACCCGAGCGCTGTCGTCGGCCACAGCGTGGGTGAAGTGTCCGCGGCCTATGTATCCGGCGCCCTGAGCCTGCACGACGCGCTCACGGTGAGCTATCACCGGGCGCGCCTGCAAGCGACTACCGAAGGCACCGGCGGCATGCTCGCGGCGGGCCTTTCCGAAGACGCCGTCGCCGAATGGCTGCCCACCGACGGCAGTATCTCGATCGCCGCGGTCAACAGCCCGTCGGCCGCCACCCTCGCCGGGCCGCACGGCGCCCTGGACGAACTCCACGAAAAACTCGACTCCGCAGGCATATTCGCGCGCAAGCTGCGAGTCGGGGTGCCCTATCACTGCCACCTGATGGATCCGATTCTCACCCGGATCACCACGGAACTGTCGACGCTGCATCCGGCGGTGCCGGCATTGCCGCTGTATTCCACGGTCACGTCGAGGCGGGTTGTCGACGCGAGCTGGGGTGGCGACTACTGGCGCGACAACGTCCGGCAACCGGTCCGTTTCGCCGAGACCGTCAATGCGCTGGTCGCCGACGGCCATTCGGTCTTCCTCGAGGTCGGCCCGCACCCTGTGCTGTCCGGGAACATGCGCGAGATCTTCGTCCGGGCAGGCAAAGTCGCCGCCGCGATACCCACCCTGAGCCGCGACAAGGACGACGCCCGCAGCATGATGGACGCGTTGGCAGCCTTGTATGTCGCGGGCGCGCTCGACACTTCGACGTGCCCGGGCGTCCGGGATGCGACTGCCACACCTCACGTCGGCCTGCCCCGGTATCCGTGGCAGCGGCAGCATCTCTGGGTCGAGCCGGACGGAGTTCGCCGCAAGCGCCTCGGTAGTGCAGGGGAGTACCCGCTGCTGGGCGCACGCACCACCGCGGCCGTCGACGAATGGCAGTTCGAATTGTCGGTGGAGCGTCTGCCGTGGCTGAACGACCATGTCGTCGACGGTGTCGTGGTGCTGCCGGGCGCCGCGTACCTCGACGCGGCGCTCAGCGCGGCGGCGGCGCGCACCGGGCGCACGGACCTGGCACTGGAAGACATCCGGTTTCGGTCACCGCTGGTCGTCGCCAAACATTCGATACCGGTCGTCCAGTTCACCGTCGAGCCGACCACCCGCCGCTTCACGATTCGATCCCGCAACGTCGACTCCGACCTGTGGACGGTCAACTGCACCGGCCGGTTGGTGGAGGCACCCCTCGACGGCGTCAAGGTCGACGTCGGCGTGCTGGGCGAGGCCGAATCGGTGGACGGCTCCGACCTGTACAACGCGCTGGCGTTGCGCGGCCTCGCGTACGGGCCCGCATTCCGTTGCATCGCGCGGGCACGATTCGGCGACGACGCCGTGCGTGCCGACCTCGACCTGTCGGCGCTGACCGAGCTGGGCCACGTCGCGCACCCGGCGGCCGTCGACTCCGCCCTGCAATGCGTGGCCGTACTCGCGGCGTCCGGTTCGACGGCCGGTGCCGTCATTCCCTCGGCGGTGGGCGCTGTCCGCCGTTACGGGCCGATCCAGGACGACGCCGTCGTCCTGGTGCGCAGCCGCAGCCGCGATCCGCTGCTGGTCGACATTGTCATCGCAGACCAATCCGGCTCGGTGGCAATGGAATTGGGGTCGGTGGAATTCAAGCCGGTCGCCCCGCCCGCACCGGTCACCGACCAGCTGAACAGGCTGTTCTACGAGCCGGTATGGGAACTGGCTGACGACCGGGACCTGCTCGACGCCGCGCGGGAAGCGGCGCTGGCGACGTCGGTGGTGGTGAGCTTCGGCGACCAGGCGTCCCCGCGGATTCGTGCACTGGCCACAGAGTCCGGCAATACCACGCTCGTCGTCGTCGACGACCCGACCGACGATGCCGCCACCGGACGCATTCGCGACGCCCTCCTTGCGGCGATGTCGACCGCAGGCGCAGACGGGGTCCGCCTGCTGGCGATCGCCTCCGGCGCATGGACTCCGGAGCAGAACACGTTCGGCGCCATCGCCGTTGCCCGCGCTGCCGAGTTCGCCGCGGCGGCTCACAAGACCGCCGACACCGACTCGGGCGACCAGCCCACAATGTTGCGCGGCGTGCTGGTGACCGAAAACGCATTCTGTCTACCGGGCGAAGTCGAGGGCGCCGACGTCGCCGTCGCACCGCTGGTGGGTGCGCGGCGGTCGCTGGCCAACGAGCAACCCGGCCTGCAGTGGCGCCTGGTCGACGTCGGAGCGGATGTCACCGACGAGCTCATCAGTGCGGAACTGGTGACCACAGGCGTTTTCGCCTCGGACACCGCCGATGAGATCGCACTGCGCCACGGCGCGAGATGGCTCATCCGGTTGCGCGCGAACCTATCCGACCACCTCGCCGCGCGCAACGAAGCGCGCCCGCTCACCGGTCCCGACGTGTCCTACGCGGTGGAGACTCCGGCCACCAAGGCGCTGTCCGATCTCGCGGTGCGGGAAACCGACCGCGTCGATCCGGGACCAGGACAGGTCGAGGTCCGCATGGAGGCACTGAGCGTCAACTACAAGGACCCGCTCAAGGTGATCGGCGTACTGACCGAAAAGGAGCTCGCCGGAACATATTTCGGCACCGCTTTGGGGTTGGAGGGAGCCGGCACGGTGGTTCGGGTCGGGCCCGGGGTCACCGATATCGCGGTCGGCGACAAACTCGCCGTCGGGGCGCTCGACATGATGCGCCGCTACCTCACCATCGATGCCGATGCCGGCAACACCAGCAAGGTGCCCAGCACGCTCGACGCCGCACACTGCAGCTCGACGCTGCCCCTGCTGAGCGCCGAATACGGTCTGATCGAACTCGCGAAGGTGCAAGCAGGCGAGACCGTGCTCATCCACGGTGCCGCGGGAGGCATGGGCCTTGGTGCGATACAGGTCGCGAAAGCCCTTGGCGCACAGGTGATCGCCACGGCCAGCACCGAGGAACGCCGCGCAGCGGCGGTGGCCGCGGGAGCCGACCACGCCATCGGATCACGCACGGTGAACTTCGTCGACGACGTGATGCAGCTGACCGAGGGACGCGGCGTCGACGTCGTCTACACCTCGGCGCCAGGCGAGATCGGTGCCCAGAACTTCCGGGTGGCTTCGGAATTCGGTCGCATCGTCGATATCGGCAAGGCTGACATCTACGGCGGCGGAACACTCGACCTGGCACCTTTCGACCGCAACCTGTCCTACTTCGCGGTCGATATGGACCGCATGCTCCGGTACAAGCCGGCGCTGGTGCGCTCACTGACCCAGCGGGTGCTCGATCGGCTGACCGAAGGCGTCTACCACTATCTGCCCTATACGAGCTATCCGGTGAGCAGAATCTCCGAGGCGTTCGAGGCAGCGGCGCGATCGCGCCACATCGGCCGGGTGGTGCTCGACCTGGAAGCCGAGACGCAGCCGATGGTGCGTCCCCAGATCCCAGCATTCCGGGTGTCTGCGGCGGCCAGCTATCTGGTGACGGGTGGTTTCGGCGCCTTCGGTCTCGCGACCGCCAAATGGCTCGTGGCCGAAGGCGCGCGCCATCTGGTGCTCCTCGGCCGTCGCGGTCCGACAAGTGATGTCGCGCACAGCCATCTCACCGAGTTCGCCGCGGCCGGCGTCGACGTGGTCGTCGAAACCGTCGACGTCGGCGACTACGACGCGGTGCTCGCGGCGACCACCAGAGCGGACCGGCCGGACGCGCCGTTACGCGGCATCTTCCACACCGCCGGACTCGTCGACAGCCGTCCGATATTCGAGATCACCCCTGACCGCCTGCAGGACGTTTTTCGTCCCAAGGTCGTCGGCGGCTGGAACCTGCACCGTGCGGTCGAGGCGATCGGCGCGCAACTGGACGCGTTCGTGTTGTACTCCTCGATCAGCGCTCTCGTCGGCGGAGCCCCGCAGGTCTCGTACTCGGCGGCCAACGCGGCGTTGGATGCCCTGGCGGCCACCCGACACGCCATGGGACGGCAGGCCATCTCGCTCAGTTGGGGTGCGATGGGCGGTGGCGGCATGGCGGAAGCCTCTGCGGAATCCGTTCGCTATCTGGCACTGTTGGGCTTCAGCCCGGTCCAGATGGATGTCGCCATGGACTACCTTCGCGAATGCCTGGTGCTGGGAATCCCGCATGCCGCGGTGATGAACATCGATTGGTCGGAATGGGCCATGGTGAACGGGCCCGGAACGCGCAACCCTCGACTGGTCGAACACATCGCCGCGGCCACTGCAGGCAAGACAGGGGTGACGGCGCTACGAGCCGAGATCCTGGCACTCGCCGAGGAAGACCGCCCCGCCGTCCTGACGCACATTCTCGCCGAACAACTCGCGGAGGTGATGGGGGTGTCCAGTGACGCGATCGATGTACAGACCGCGTTGCCCGACCTCGGGCTTGATTCGCTGATGGGGGTCGAGTTCGCCGCCCGGATCGCACGCACATTGGGCGTCGAGTTGTCGGTGCTCGAATTCGGCAGGGCCACCGGCCTTTCGGCCATCGGCGCGCACCTGGCCGCACGACTGGCTGAGCCCGCGCAGGAGGCTGCACGCGTATGA
- a CDS encoding GNAT family N-acetyltransferase, translating into MNDTIVVRDAGYRDVDAMTQVLAAAFATDDPIGEFLFPDPGVRARREPKMQAAMIRHRFLPQGNALVALMGDRVVGTLLWDGSEPKPRPIHAVLGGIALLGAMGTRVSAGMTLDAMFAEFDPGRPHNVGVYLGCAPDVQRRGVGRALLKVLLARCDRDGRPLYLMCKDGNVDYYRGIGWELVDRPRLGHDGPVVNVMVRPPE; encoded by the coding sequence GTGAACGACACCATCGTGGTGCGCGACGCGGGTTATCGTGACGTCGACGCGATGACCCAAGTGCTGGCCGCGGCTTTCGCCACCGACGATCCCATCGGCGAGTTTCTGTTCCCTGATCCGGGCGTGCGCGCCCGCAGGGAGCCCAAGATGCAGGCCGCGATGATTCGTCACCGGTTCCTGCCGCAGGGCAATGCCCTCGTTGCTCTCATGGGAGATCGCGTCGTTGGCACTCTGCTCTGGGACGGCAGCGAACCCAAGCCGCGCCCGATCCATGCGGTGCTCGGCGGTATCGCCCTGCTCGGCGCGATGGGCACCCGGGTGTCCGCCGGGATGACGCTGGACGCGATGTTCGCCGAGTTCGACCCCGGTCGGCCGCACAACGTGGGCGTGTATCTCGGGTGCGCTCCCGATGTCCAGCGACGCGGCGTCGGTCGCGCGCTACTGAAAGTCCTTCTTGCCCGGTGCGATAGAGACGGTCGGCCCCTGTACCTGATGTGCAAAGACGGCAACGTCGACTACTACCGGGGTATCGGCTGGGAGCTCGTCGACCGACCGCGGTTGGGACATGACGGGCCGGTGGTCAATGTCATGGTCCGACCGCCCGAGTGA
- a CDS encoding aminotransferase class I/II-fold pyridoxal phosphate-dependent enzyme, with amino-acid sequence MTTDPRELARDLLARSEGARAAAPATVVSARVNSTQTIARPNTSFVDHPDVVRVRDVYGRLAEMYRAADLTNPLFEPHRGSNGSTVQQAGRRLINFSSFSYLNLAADSRVHAAAKKAIDEYGTSASASRIVSGEIALYDELETRLAQRYDVDAAVITPSGYLTNASVIGYLLGTKDVAVCDALVHSSVVSGTRWAGCKRLTFRHNDPDSLEAVLKMSRGSFSRALVIVEGCYSMDGDIARLPDIIEVARRHSCSIMIDEAHSLGVLGDSGGGIREHFGLPGDAVDVWMGTLSKALGSVGGFVAGNAELMRALKYAAPGVSLFATGAAPATIGAALEALNIIESEPQRVGRLRRNGETLRTLARSHGFDTGTSDGTPIVPVIFGDVARAGLASLRMAQEGVNVPVIDAPSVPAGQERLRFCANSDHTDEQIEYAMTTLRTIVDSL; translated from the coding sequence ATGACCACCGACCCCCGCGAGCTCGCCCGCGACCTGCTGGCCCGTTCGGAAGGCGCACGGGCCGCTGCTCCGGCGACCGTGGTTTCGGCCCGGGTGAACAGCACCCAGACCATTGCGAGGCCGAACACCTCCTTCGTGGACCATCCCGACGTGGTGCGTGTGCGCGACGTGTACGGCCGGCTCGCCGAGATGTACCGTGCGGCGGACCTGACCAACCCGCTGTTCGAGCCGCACCGCGGCTCCAACGGTTCGACCGTGCAGCAGGCCGGCCGACGGCTGATCAATTTCAGCAGCTTCAGTTATCTCAACCTCGCCGCGGACTCGCGGGTGCACGCGGCCGCCAAGAAGGCGATCGACGAGTATGGCACCTCGGCGTCGGCCAGTCGCATCGTGTCGGGCGAGATCGCGTTGTACGACGAACTCGAGACTCGGCTGGCGCAGCGCTATGACGTCGACGCGGCGGTGATCACGCCCAGCGGCTACCTCACCAACGCGTCGGTCATCGGCTACCTGCTGGGAACCAAAGACGTCGCGGTCTGCGACGCTCTCGTCCACAGCAGCGTGGTCTCCGGTACCCGATGGGCCGGCTGCAAACGGTTGACGTTCCGCCACAACGATCCAGACTCTCTGGAGGCGGTCCTGAAGATGTCCCGCGGCAGCTTCTCCAGGGCGCTGGTGATCGTCGAGGGCTGCTACAGCATGGACGGTGACATCGCCCGGTTGCCGGACATCATCGAGGTGGCCCGCAGGCACAGCTGTTCCATCATGATCGACGAGGCGCACTCGCTCGGTGTCCTCGGCGACAGCGGGGGCGGTATCCGCGAGCATTTCGGCCTCCCGGGTGACGCCGTGGACGTCTGGATGGGGACGCTGTCGAAAGCGCTTGGCAGCGTTGGCGGATTCGTTGCGGGCAACGCCGAGTTGATGCGCGCGCTGAAGTACGCGGCCCCGGGCGTCAGCCTCTTCGCTACCGGCGCAGCCCCGGCCACGATCGGAGCGGCGCTCGAAGCGCTCAACATCATCGAGTCCGAACCGCAGCGGGTCGGACGTCTGCGACGCAACGGTGAAACGTTGCGCACGCTGGCCCGATCACACGGGTTCGACACCGGAACATCCGATGGAACCCCCATCGTCCCAGTCATTTTCGGCGACGTCGCGCGTGCCGGGCTGGCCTCGCTGCGGATGGCTCAGGAAGGAGTCAACGTGCCGGTCATCGACGCCCCGTCGGTCCCGGCGGGGCAGGAACGATTGCGCTTCTGCGCCAACAGCGATCACACGGACGAGCAGATCGAGTACGCCATGACCACCCTTCGCACGATCGTCGACAGCCTGTGA
- a CDS encoding DUF3039 domain-containing protein has translation MRTQTIERTDTDERVDDGTDSDTPKYFHYVKKDKIAESAVMGTHVVALCGEVFPVTRAAKPGSPVCPECKRIYEKLKK, from the coding sequence ATGCGAACCCAGACGATCGAGCGCACCGACACCGACGAACGCGTCGACGACGGGACCGACAGCGATACTCCCAAGTACTTCCACTACGTGAAGAAGGACAAGATCGCCGAGAGCGCCGTGATGGGTACCCACGTCGTCGCGCTGTGCGGTGAGGTGTTCCCCGTGACGCGGGCGGCCAAGCCCGGCTCGCCGGTCTGCCCCGAGTGCAAGCGCATCTACGAGAAGCTCAAGAAGTAG
- a CDS encoding metal-dependent transcriptional regulator: MNDLVDTTEMYLRTIYDLEEEGVVPLRARIAERLEQSGPTVSQTVSRMERDGLLHVAGDRHLELTDKGRALAISVMRKHRLAERLLVDVIGLPWEEVHAEACRWEHVMSEDVERRLVQVLNNPTTSPFGNPIPGLSELGVDDLANDQINLVRLTELPSGMPVAVVVRQLTEHVQGDTELISRLKEAGVVPNARVTVEANDHGGVMIVIPGHEQVELPHHMAHAVKVEKV, translated from the coding sequence ATGAACGATCTTGTCGATACCACCGAGATGTACCTGCGGACCATCTACGACCTCGAAGAAGAGGGCGTGGTGCCGCTGCGTGCGCGCATCGCGGAGCGTCTGGAGCAGAGCGGTCCCACCGTCAGCCAGACCGTGTCCCGGATGGAGCGCGACGGGCTGCTGCATGTCGCCGGTGACCGGCACCTGGAGCTGACCGACAAGGGCCGTGCCCTGGCCATCTCCGTCATGCGTAAGCATCGCCTGGCCGAGCGGCTGCTGGTCGACGTGATCGGGCTGCCGTGGGAGGAAGTGCACGCCGAGGCCTGCCGCTGGGAGCACGTGATGAGCGAGGACGTCGAGCGTCGGCTGGTGCAGGTGCTCAACAATCCGACCACGTCGCCGTTCGGCAACCCCATCCCAGGCCTGTCCGAACTCGGCGTCGACGACTTGGCCAACGACCAGATCAATCTGGTGCGGCTGACCGAACTGCCGTCGGGGATGCCGGTCGCGGTCGTTGTGCGTCAGCTCACCGAACACGTCCAGGGCGATACGGAGTTGATCTCACGGCTCAAGGAGGCCGGCGTGGTGCCCAATGCCAGGGTGACCGTGGAGGCGAACGACCACGGTGGCGTGATGATCGTGATCCCCGGCCACGAGCAGGTCGAACTCCCCCACCATATGGCGCATGCGGTGAAGGTCGAAAAGGTCTGA
- the sigB gene encoding sigma-70 family RNA polymerase sigma factor SigB, translated as MANATTTRVDSDLDAQSPAADLVRVYLNGIGKTALLNAADEVELAKRIEAGLYAQHLLDTRKRLGENRKRDLAAVVRDGEAARRHLLEANLRLVVSLAKRYTGRGMPLLDLIQEGNLGLIRAMEKFDYTKGFKFSTYATWWIRQAITRGMADQSRTIRLPVHLVEQVNKLARIKREMHQNLGREATDEELAAESGIPAEKIADLLEHSRDPVSLDMPVGSDEEAPLGDFIEDAEAMSAENAVISELLHTDIRHVLATLDEREQQVIRLRFGLDDGQPRTLDQIGKLFGLSRERVRQIEREVMAKLRNGERADRLRSYAS; from the coding sequence ATGGCAAATGCCACCACCACCCGCGTCGACTCCGACCTGGACGCCCAAAGCCCGGCCGCTGACCTCGTGCGCGTGTACTTGAACGGCATTGGCAAAACGGCCTTGCTCAACGCGGCCGACGAGGTCGAGCTCGCAAAGCGCATCGAGGCAGGCCTTTACGCGCAGCATCTGCTCGACACGCGGAAGCGCTTGGGCGAGAACCGCAAACGCGATCTCGCTGCGGTCGTCCGCGACGGCGAGGCTGCTCGCCGCCACCTGCTGGAGGCCAACCTCCGGCTCGTGGTGTCGCTGGCGAAGCGCTACACAGGACGCGGCATGCCGTTGCTGGACCTGATTCAGGAGGGCAACCTGGGTCTGATCCGCGCGATGGAGAAGTTCGACTACACCAAGGGATTCAAGTTCTCGACGTACGCCACCTGGTGGATCCGTCAGGCGATCACCCGCGGTATGGCCGACCAGAGCCGGACCATCCGGTTGCCGGTCCACCTTGTCGAGCAGGTCAACAAGCTGGCCAGGATCAAGCGCGAGATGCACCAGAACCTCGGCCGCGAGGCCACCGACGAGGAACTGGCCGCGGAGTCGGGCATCCCGGCGGAGAAGATCGCCGACCTGCTGGAGCACAGCCGCGACCCGGTGAGCCTGGACATGCCGGTCGGCAGCGACGAGGAGGCCCCGCTGGGCGACTTCATCGAGGACGCCGAGGCTATGTCCGCCGAGAACGCCGTGATCTCGGAGTTGCTGCACACCGACATCCGGCACGTGCTGGCGACCCTCGATGAGCGCGAGCAGCAGGTGATCCGGCTGCGCTTCGGCCTCGACGACGGCCAGCCGCGGACCCTCGACCAGATCGGCAAGCTGTTCGGGCTGTCCCGCGAGCGGGTCCGCCAGATCGAGCGCGAGGTGATGGCCAAGCTGCGCAACGGCGAACGCGCCGACCGGCTTCGCTCATACGCAAGCTAG
- a CDS encoding DUF3099 domain-containing protein, with the protein MKHGPELSFDDDGRPVLITRAAIPYEEEHRARVRRYLTLMFWRVPALILAAVAYGIWHNGLISLGILVLSIPLPWMAVLIANDRPPRKAEEPRRYDAQRRIPLFPTAERPALERGVHPAPQPDGGDPPRDVPS; encoded by the coding sequence ATGAAACACGGCCCTGAGCTGAGTTTCGACGACGACGGCAGGCCTGTCCTGATCACCCGCGCCGCGATCCCCTACGAGGAGGAACACCGCGCGCGGGTGCGCAGGTACCTGACGCTGATGTTCTGGCGGGTGCCCGCGCTGATCCTCGCCGCGGTCGCGTACGGCATCTGGCACAACGGCCTCATCTCCCTCGGAATCCTGGTGCTGTCGATCCCGCTGCCGTGGATGGCTGTGCTGATCGCCAACGACCGGCCGCCGCGGAAGGCCGAGGAGCCGCGCCGCTACGACGCGCAGCGCCGCATCCCGCTGTTCCCGACGGCCGAGCGGCCCGCGCTGGAACGCGGAGTGCACCCGGCGCCGCAACCGGACGGCGGCGATCCGCCCCGCGATGTCCCCAGCTGA